tttcatcaattGATAGATATCAATGAGGCATATGCTTTGGCAAAATAGGGAGAATGACTCCCTTATTGACAACTTATAAAGAGCTTCAACAGTGTCAAGTACCTTCAGGCTGACAGAAACTACTTCAGCCTGGCAATGACTCAGAGCAGCAGACGCAAATTTTCGACCATCAATGGATACCTGGTTCTCTCTTTGATGCTTCTGCTTGAATACAGAACCAGTTGTTTTCACCCATTCAGCATCTGAGTTCAACAGTATATATGCTACATTTGAATTGATGACCTGCCTCCTCACACCAAAATAGTTCAAACAGAACTCACCATATTCAAGCCATTCATTATCATCTGGTTTTTCCACTGTTTTGAGATATTGCATGATATTTAACATGTTCCTCCTCCACATATCCCAAAAATACATGAGTGAACCAACGGAGATGTGGTTAAGTGAAATCTTATCTTCTGAATGCTTTTTCATATCAACTTGCAATTCATCTTCCCATTCAAACTTCCGTGCTGTACAATCAAGATGAGCATCCAGGATCCTCCGGATAGATATCAATTCAACTGTCAGATTTTTACATAGCTCTGAATAAGTGAGAGACTGAAGCAACTCATGCAAGCTAATATGCTCATGTGACAAAACTTCAACCTCTCTGCGAATGCGTTCATAGAACTCATTCGATTCACAGAACTCATTCGATTCTTCCTGTGCGAATGACATAGCTTTCTTTAGCAGCATTTGTTTCTGTCGAAATGGCCTCAAGGGCCAACCTCTATTTCCAGTCACCCATAGAGAGCGATGAAGCACAAATGAAATGATGAGTAAGGATGCTTCCTTGAGATGGCCTGCCTTCCCAAGCAGGTCTGCCTCCCGTGGCAGATCCCCTCTCAACTTTGCTATTTCTATAGCTTCCTCGAAGTTTCCGAGTTCTTCTTCCAACAACAAAAGTTCATCAATACAGCCTATGCTTTTCAGGAAGTTACGTCTGGAATCCATAGAAAGGAAAGCTCTAACATATTCTATCATGGATTTAAAATCCTTGAGCTTATAATAACTCAATCCGCAACTCTCCAAAAACTCTTGTTCAATTTTTTCGATTTCCTTTTCGCCAGGAGCATTCTGTTTCCATTTCGTAATATATTGCCTTCCCAATTCAAAAAGATTCCCCTGAGTGCACACAGATAAACACTCCAACAAGTAATTGCCATCAGCATAAGCCTTTGCTGCAAGTTCATAACTTCTAGCCGAAGTGAAACAATCACCCGCATTTTTAGGATCTCCACATTTATCAAAGTAAATTCTTCCTGCAGCAAGATTCAAGAGGTTGAACTTCAAGACCATGCTTTTCCAGTTAAGTGTTTGCACAAGTAAAATACCATTTTCAAACCAAAGATAACTACAAAAAGTAACCAGTTCCTCAAcaacaaccccccccccccccaaaaaacccCATCCCCTCTCCCTCCCACAATAAAACAAAAGTATGTCTATAATAAttgtattaaaaaatatataactaAGGGGAGATTGAGATATCATGCCTGCTCTTTCGTAATCCCCTCTCAACTTTGCTATTTCTACAGCCTCCTTGAAGTTTCCAAGTTCTTCTTCCAACAGCAAAAGCTCATCAAGACAGCCTATGCTTTTCAGGAACTTCCGCCTTGAATCCATAGTAAGGAAAGCTCTAACGTATTTTATCATGGATTTATGATCCTTGAGCTTATAATAGCTCAAAGCGCAACTCTCCAGAAACTCTTGTCCGACTTTTTCGATTTCCTTACTTTGTTTTGCGGCACCATCATCACCAGGAGCAGCCTGTTTCCATTTCTTAATATATTGCCTTCCCAATTCAAAAAGATTACCCTGAGTACATGCGGACAAACACTCCAACAAGTAATTGCCATCAGCATAAGCCTTCGCTGCAAGTTTATAACTTTTAGCCGAAGTGAAACAATCACCTGCTTTTTTAGGATCTCTACATTTATCAAAGTAAATTCTTCCTGCAGCAAGATTCAAAAGGTTAAACTTCAAGACTATGCTTTTCCAGTTAATTGTTTGCACAAGTAAAATACCATTGTCAAACCAAAGGAGACCAGCTGTTATAGAACTATAACTACAAAAAACAACCAGCCCCTCAAGGGCCTCAACAACCACCCACCCCTCACCCCTTCCCCTCTCCCTGGCATCGACAATAAAACAAAAGTATGTCTATAAGAGTTATATTAAAAGATATATAACTAAGGAGACATTGATACATCATACCTGCTCTTTCGTAATCCCCCAAATCACAGAAGCATTCAGCAGCAGACTCAGCTCTGCCAATGAAGTCAAACAACTCAGCAGCCTGTCTGAGGATTGTACAAGCCTCTTGAGGATTTGACTCACGCAGGTGATCAGCGGTTGCCCTCAGGCCAGCAGCCTTGGCCCGTTTCTCCCAATTTGTATCTCCTGCCCTTTCAAAGCACATGGTTGCCATCTGATACTTGTTCTCCCGGTAAAGCTGCattaaaatataaagaaaaattttgtagatTCCAGAATGAATGATAACATGCACAACAAACTCGAAGCATAAAATGCATAGAAGCTGCGGTAGCAGAAACTTTAGAGAGCAGTCCAACCTTTATACCCCTTGATTTCCACTCTGCAGGACTGCTCGCCATTAGCATCGTTTGTGAAAATGATTCATCCACCTCCTTTACTTGCACAAGGCCCAACTTCTTCCAGAAGTCAAACATGGGTGCAGCAAACTCCTCACTATCTTCACAAATCCACAGTCTCTGCCTTGTCCGCGTAATTGCCACGTATAATTGTTTCAATTCAGAACAAAGGATACTGTGTCTTGCATGACTAAAACTAGGAAAGCACCTAGGGAAACAAGAATCACGTAGATCTTTTTTCTCCATGAAGTCATACACCACTCTCCATTGGTTCTTCAGAGGTGATGAACTGAAAAAATTGTACAGTAATACATCCTGCGAATTGTACAATAACCCAATCAAGACACAGAGtaaattttgaatgaaaatgaggAAAATCTTTAGCAAAGAAATCACTAAATGGAAGAAATAAAAGCAGCTAGGCATGCATTCAGTTTTCCCAGGCCCTTGGTCATACTCATAAACGGTTGGTTAGAGAATCACTTGGTAGTAAATGACAATCAATCACCTGAAATTCTAGACCCTTGCATTCCAGTATTGTAAGAACAAGAGCATGATTTCCTGCATGTCTAGAAATTCCTTCGCGAGCAGAATCATCACGGACTAGTATAACCTGTTCGGCACCAAAGCCTACTACTTTCCTACCAGTCTTTGCAGTCTTTCCGAAAATAATCTCAATAGCACTCTCGTTAGGCTTAAGCAGAACAGGAGCTTCACCATATATAAAGCTAATTTCAGGTCTCAAAATATCAACAGATTGAGGGAAAAATTGGTAAAGAAGGTCTGTGACACTCTGTGCTAATTTAAGTACTCCAGCATGAGTACGGAAGTTCTGGTGCAAATTGAAAACTTCTGATATACgtcctttctcttttctttcaacATATTTGTCACTCTTTGATTTCATTATGAACTCATTATAGAATAGAGATCGTATATCTTCAAACCTAAAATCAGTACCCCTGGCAATAGTTTGAGCTGTATCACCAGAAAAGACAAAACCTTCATCCACATTTTTGCAGATATACTTGAACAGAGCTATCTGACTCATAGCAAGATCTTGCACTTCGTCAATGTACACAAAATCCATTTTATCACCATCCAGACTCTTGCACTTCAGCCTAAGATGAAGGTCAATAACAAAATCAGACAAATCAAATTCCCCACGCAGTAATTTCTTCTTCTCGTAAGCTTGAAAAACAGTATAGATCAGCTCTCTCTCATCTGAGCTCAGGGTTGATGCCCTACTATTAGACATGGAAACATATTCTTGCCTGCTCAATTTACCATCAGGGGCTTCCCCAGCTAGCAAGCCTCCTTTAATGTGAGATATTATCTCCGTAAATGTTCTTGAAGAATCAAGATTCTTCGTCAGTTGTGAATTGAAGTGAGGCCAATAATGGAAACAAAACCTCTCATAATTTACCTCCTTCATTCGTAAGAGAGATTGCAGAACAGCAGATCTGAAATTTCCACTTATACCAACAGAATAGTCCATTATCTTCATCATCTCAGGAAATCGTCTGAAATATGAATCACCGATTGTCCCATCAAGCATCATCAAAAACTTATGAAATGTAATGACAAGAGGGTACTTTTCGGAAGGAATGCCAACAAAAGAATCTGGTATATCTTTAAACTGTTCTATATCTTCCACATCTTCGGCATCATTCAAACTGGTTTCAGATGGGAAATTTCCACTGCAAGCAACACTGCACTCAAGACAGTTAAGGTTAGAGATATAATTATTAAGAATACTTTAGTTTTCTCTGTACTATGTAAAAGGATATTATTTTAAAGAAGAAGTCTAGTATGTCAGAATGCTAACTGTATCATGTAATCACAAAACGAGCTGCAAGGAAAAATCCAGCATATCTCACATAACTTTCCACCAACTACACAACGATTAGAAGTGTGAATTGATTTGCTGCTAGAGTTCATTGCCGCATCGATTTCTGTgatgttccttttcttttttggttattCAACGAGAGGCTCCAAACCTAATAAGGGGAAGGGGGAAAGGGAGGGCTGGAGAACCTGGGACCTCACCATCGCCTAGCTAATGTCCCTACAAGCTAAACTGGGTCTTGGGGACATATCCCAAAATTAAGTTGCTCGTGTGATCTCTTTCCTTTCCTGAACTATATCTGAACTGACATGCCAAATGCCTTCTCAGAACATTATGTCCTGCACAGACTTCAACCTAACACATATTCTAATCTTTTAGAACTATGATAAAATGTAAATGGCCTCATATACAGCATGTAGTTGAACTCCATCGTATCTATACTATGTAGCATGACTGCTAAAACAGCACATCCAAGTAAGCTAAGTTAGACAATTAGAGCAGCAATGAGTATGAATCGAACAGTACATTAAAGCACATACAAACAAATTGTACTTAATCACTGGTTAGTGGTTACCTTATCAGACGGGAAACATGATGTTTGACTGCAGAACATAGTCTTGGGCTTACTGTCACAAAAAGCTGGCGCAAAAATGTCTCCCTCGTCACTCCTGTAGAGTGATCAAACTCAGTTCTCTTCAAGACGCTCGTAGACATACTATTCTCAGCTGTAGTAAATCCTTCCGAAGCAATATGGTAGATTTGTTCTTTCTCGAATAACTTCATGGACAGGACAGTAGTTTTCCCTGTGCCAGATCGCCCAAGGATGAAGCTGCTTTTGCAGAATTGAATAATTTCCCACTCTTCATCTGTAACTTCAAAAGGCAGATCCAATTCCTGACCATCACGACTGAAAAGTAAATGACTCGCAGCACCAGGTGATAGGGAGTAAAACTTCATGAGTTGCAAGCTTTCGCTAACTCTCGAATTTTCAGCATAACATCCTCCATCCAAGGTGCTATCAGTAGAATCTGCAACAGATTTGCCATTATTCATGTTCTTATGTCGGATTATCTTTGATGAGTTGGGCCAACACTTTGGAAGCTCTGCTCTCctgaacaagtaaataaaaggaaaaagcacGAGCAAATATGTTAATGCTGTCCCATTAAAAGTGGAATTCAGTTAATACGAAGAAAAAAGTTACCCTTTAAGACATTTCTGTTCGCATTGATTGATGAAATCATCAGTATACATGTTGAAAATGTTATCAAGACGTTTCAGCAGCTTTGGGATCTCCTCCAGAGGTAATATATCCCACACCTTCAAGACTTGCATGTAATTTGATTTCTTAACAATGTCTATTGAGCACACCACATAGAGCCCCTCAACCTTAAAATGTTTCACAATCTGTGAAGATCTTTCACAAACTAAGTCCACATTTATTTTCTTAGGTCGCCAGCCACTGGCAAGACTAAGCAACAGGTTTAGGACTAACTTCTTCATGCGGGTGGAAGTCATCTTTCTAAATGATTTCTGAAAGTCATCACTAAATAAAACCTGTGACATAAcatataaaagtaataaaaagatTCATGAataaaccagaaattcaaatccaaaataaccaaaatgattaaactatacaagaaaatttgaaaaaagaaaggatgCCTTGCAGATTTTCGCTAACTAAAATAGACAACAGAAAATCCACAACGGATTAGGTATATATCCAAACAACTATATATGGACAGAATACATAATGTTGATATCATAACGATAATGCTACACTAAAAGGAACATAAACACGAAGAAATTTTGAATGGAGAAAAGAAAGTGCAGCATGTTAATACAAAATTTGATACCGTCCAAACTGTCATGCAAACTTTTATAGTCATAGTTTCCTAGATGGACATGTTATTCCAGTATGTGCAAGTATGCTGCCAGGAATGTTACCTAAATTGATACCATAAAGAAGCAAACTGAACATTACCTTCCACCGTTGCTGTTTGAAAAGTGTGCTATCCCCATTAAGCAAATCCTCCATCTGATCCAGCTCTTtcttcacatccaaaatcgtgTTTGATACATCAGCATCCTCATCAGCACTAAAGAAACAACCACGAGCCTTAGCATCACAAATTAATGCTTTCCAAACTGATAGAGTATTTGTCAGTGTATCCACATTTCCAAAGATCCAAAGACAGTGCCTAGCAAGGGACAAAAAATTCAATTTCTGCATATTTGAAATTAAAGATTAGAGAAAAGTTCCTTGCAGTAATATAGCTGATAAAGTACCGAGCTCTTGTCAAAGCAACATTGGTTCTCTGAGGACTAGATAGGAAACCAATAGACCCTTTATTATTGGCTCTTACAGTAGATAATAAAACAATATCTTGTTCCCCACCCTGATATCCATCTATAGATTTTACTGTCACAACAAAATTGTCAAGATTTTCAAACTTGTGACGAAGTTTTTCTTGAACCAGTGCAACTTGAGCAGCGTAGGGTGATATTACCCCAACACTTAGAGATGTATCAGATCCATTCCAAGCTGTGCCAAAAAAAGTAATTTGTTACGTAAAAGAAGATgtggaaaaaataaaacaatagtCAAAGTAGCATAAAAACCACGTCATGGGTATTAAGTACACATATTACAAATTCAATCAGATTCCTAATAGATAATTAATTATACAAGCGAGAGAAGTTTTGCACCCTCAATACTCCAGCAATTCATGTAAGATGGCTCTACCAA
This Coffea arabica cultivar ET-39 chromosome 3e, Coffea Arabica ET-39 HiFi, whole genome shotgun sequence DNA region includes the following protein-coding sequences:
- the LOC113736561 gene encoding uncharacterized protein — protein: MMMEGGCSGKKRAWPKDDFTDVVLKWSLHDIFNENRYKDQVEWIPELFESVGNYLGSYIYPLLEETRAQLASAMEFIHQAPFAEVQILEEAKSCGKFLYDVKVDQWKNKFVDHGKELYKVLPGDILVISDSKPETSSDLQRLHWSWTLASVTDIKGEGIDESTSSTKFKVKTPEDMPFKGGKQDWLYVVYLTNTMTNKRIWKALHWFKNLTLIEKVLCSNAMVEEQCDSCSVNHTGQLSESFGSDLYSQMNESQTEAIRASLHKMTCDQNSHIELIWGPPGTGKTKTVSQMLFILLRMNYRTLCCAPTNVAVKEVASRVVKLVKEAYAADSEKCDPFTPLGDIILFGNKDRLKVAPDIEDIYLDYRVKRLVECFAPSNGLKHCVRSMIDLLEHGASHYHIFLENELIKTKENKDEAPKDKPQSFLEFIRARVKAILPSLRRCLITFCTHVPKSFVAKQNFENMVHLIYLLESLEKELSEKVLTSDILEKLYSSSIMVEDFSKAVTCTLFLPDIRSKCLFVLKTVHSTLENLGIPAAVNEESIRELCFQMATLVFCTASTSYKLHRTNVEPLKVLVIDEAAQLKECESLIPLQLPGLKHAILVGDECQLPASVNSKISANAAFGRSLFERLSSLGQPKHLLNIQYRMHPSISCFPNSIFYSGKIMDAPEVRSKMHERYFLREKMFGPYSFINVPGGKEDSDGDDYSLRNIVEAAVVVKIVQKLYKAWNGSDTSLSVGVISPYAAQVALVQEKLRHKFENLDNFVVTVKSIDGYQGGEQDIVLLSTVRANNKGSIGFLSSPQRTNVALTRARHCLWIFGNVDTLTNTLSVWKALICDAKARGCFFSADEDADVSNTILDVKKELDQMEDLLNGDSTLFKQQRWKVLFSDDFQKSFRKMTSTRMKKLVLNLLLSLASGWRPKKINVDLVCERSSQIVKHFKVEGLYVVCSIDIVKKSNYMQVLKVWDILPLEEIPKLLKRLDNIFNMYTDDFINQCEQKCLKGRAELPKCWPNSSKIIRHKNMNNGKSVADSTDSTLDGGCYAENSRVSESLQLMKFYSLSPGAASHLLFSRDGQELDLPFEVTDEEWEIIQFCKSSFILGRSGTGKTTVLSMKLFEKEQIYHIASEGFTTAENSMSTSVLKRTEFDHSTGVTRETFLRQLFVTVSPRLCSAVKHHVSRLISVACSGNFPSETSLNDAEDVEDIEQFKDIPDSFVGIPSEKYPLVITFHKFLMMLDGTIGDSYFRRFPEMMKIMDYSVGISGNFRSAVLQSLLRMKEVNYERFCFHYWPHFNSQLTKNLDSSRTFTEIISHIKGGLLAGEAPDGKLSRQEYVSMSNSRASTLSSDERELIYTVFQAYEKKKLLRGEFDLSDFVIDLHLRLKCKSLDGDKMDFVYIDEVQDLAMSQIALFKYICKNVDEGFVFSGDTAQTIARGTDFRFEDIRSLFYNEFIMKSKSDKYVERKEKGRISEVFNLHQNFRTHAGVLKLAQSVTDLLYQFFPQSVDILRPEISFIYGEAPVLLKPNESAIEIIFGKTAKTGRKVVGFGAEQVILVRDDSAREGISRHAGNHALVLTILECKGLEFQDVLLYNFFSSSPLKNQWRVVYDFMEKKDLRDSCFPRCFPSFSHARHSILCSELKQLYVAITRTRQRLWICEDSEEFAAPMFDFWKKLGLVQVKEVDESFSQTMLMASSPAEWKSRGIKLYRENKYQMATMCFERAGDTNWEKRAKAAGLRATADHLRESNPQEACTILRQAAELFDFIGRAESAAECFCDLGDYERAGRIYFDKCRDPKKAGDCFTSAKSYKLAAKAYADGNYLLECLSACTQGNLFELGRQYIKKWKQAAPGDDGAAKQSKEIEKVGQEFLESCALSYYKLKDHKSMIKYVRAFLTMDSRRKFLKSIGCLDELLLLEEELGNFKEAVEIAKLRGDYERAGRIYFDKCGDPKNAGDCFTSARSYELAAKAYADGNYLLECLSVCTQGNLFELGRQYITKWKQNAPGEKEIEKIEQEFLESCGLSYYKLKDFKSMIEYVRAFLSMDSRRNFLKSIGCIDELLLLEEELGNFEEAIEIAKLRGDLPREADLLGKAGHLKEASLLIISFVLHRSLWVTGNRGWPLRPFRQKQMLLKKAMSFAQEESNEFCESNEFYERIRREVEVLSHEHISLHELLQSLTYSELCKNLTVELISIRRILDAHLDCTARKFEWEDELQVDMKKHSEDKISLNHISVGSLMYFWDMWRRNMLNIMQYLKTVEKPDDNEWLEYGEFCLNYFGVRRQVINSNVAYILLNSDAEWVKTTGSVFKQKHQRENQVSIDGRKFASAALSHCQAEVVSVSLKVLDTVEALYKLSIRESFSLFCQSICLIDIYQLMKFLTESFKFNDSVKKRLENFLWTPITYFKYVFPLDCCKSMVENMISLRKTELSRSLLEEVIVDNISNKGDLTYGQIGRVVMIWLGSGKPTDDLYMKIAKRFEKNFSWRAFIDSLQVSSLRHSGITESRSSGDPSSNTSGEDWKKFSLIDSFHEALRDTYLANWRSYDYISPDCLIYLVERLLLLVFHSKDYFFTTKYSFVEWLIYLKADMYPDAGSVADTLLSPEIIFDSVVMMVEQFLFKKQETASWIAKSKFGVNQYHPLLALRLVVILCLLHLNSGKYSNVLSHLLDQSHISSQLPMPFIQALRPRRMPHLTQDWFSLNATVEAFRRIGNPLVIVHLRENSPKFACPAIIIDTALTPRIDDIMRNLFPKQGSYHQQRPMVEANVPNLCEEPVHNAESLMSIDISAAPDQKMSSDSGTESNPQMYSCLSEKISDV